Below is a window of Fulvitalea axinellae DNA.
GAATTCTGCCTACGGCAATTTCCATATCTTCGTCATCGTTGTAATCCTCTATCCAGTCGCCTTCGTCGGGGCCGAGGATTCCGAAATAATCGTCGGAAGAGTAGCTGAAAACCGGGTGGACGGAATTACGGGATTCGTACGTCGGTACAAAGTGTTTGCCCGCATCCTTAAGATTGCGGTAATCGTACGAGGCTTTTCCGAAAAGGAGCAGGTATTTGAGTTTTTGGCCTCCGGCTTCGTAAAGGTACCGCATATAATCGCGGATGGCCGTGGGGTCTTGCTTGCCTGCCGAAAATTCGTTGTAGACCTGTTCGGGCGTTACGACTTTGACATTGAGCTTGGCGCTACGCATTGAGGCGAGGCGCTGGGCCTGTGCCATAAAATCGGGATGGGAAATGATGACCAACTCGGGAGAAAGCTCACCCAACAGGTTTTGGTTGGTGGCGGTTGCCGGAGACGGCGCGTTCGTTACGTCGCTTTCCGAGAATACCAGATAGGTATTGTTTTCGGAAAGGTCCGCGGGGAATTTGATTCCGTTTTCGGTAGACGTGTAAGTGATTTTTTCGGCCTGTCCCTTATCCGTGATGTCCCAAACGTGGTCGCCGGCTTTGGCTTGGCTTACGAAAACGGTTCTGTTTCCGCCTTGGGCGTCGAAATGGAGCGATAATTCTCCGCTGTGTTTTACAGCTGTCGCTTTATAATTGGTGGAAATATGATCAATATGGCCGATGCCTTTTTGCGTGGATACATTTACCGAGATATTGTTCCCGCCAGGGCTTACGGCGAAGGTTCCCTCTCCTTCCGCGCCGGTAGCGCAGTATTGGCAAGGCCGATGGTATTGGACTTCGACGGTGCCGGCCAACGAGCCGTTTACGCTGATATTGGCCAGCATCTCGTCATTGGTTCTTTTAAGGAGTTTTGCCCAAACCTGGATTTCGGAATTAGGGATTTTGTCGGGCGTGGTGAAGTTATGCGTAAAGCTTTCGGTGTCGCGGAAATCTTCTCCGTACCAATTCCTGCCGGAGTCCACTACGGGTTTCATCCGTTCGTATTCGTGGCTGGCAAAGGCCCTGTATTCGTTAAGGATAGGCCCGTCTTCCGTGTCTGTGGCGTCGTTTATGCGCTTGCCCGGGCTATCTTTTATGGTGAGGAAATAATAATTGGTCGTTTCGTAAAGGTTGGTTTCACGGTATAAAAATCCGTCGGCTCTTCGCTTGACTGCGTTTGCGCTTTGGGCGTAAAAATAGAGGGCGTCGTTGTCGTCAAAAGAAGCGTCGTTTTGGCCGGTGACCAAAACGGCGCATTCGGTAAGTCCCCATTCCCTGTCGGCCGAATTTTCCTGCGGGAGCATGCCGGAAGGTTTTCCGTAGACGGCCAGCCGGCGAGGATCCAGCGAGTTGGCGTCGATGCCCGCGGCGCTGAGCCAGCTTTTCCCGATTTTGTAAACGCCCTCGTTTTGGATCGGGATTTTTAGCCAAAGGCCATCTTTTAGCACAGATTCTTTTGCTGTCGGCTGTCCCGAAGCCATCATTGCCGTGGCGAACAGGAGTATGACCGACAAGAAATGGTAGCGACGCATAGAGATCGGTTTATTTACTCGGATTTTCCTTCTTCGATGTGAAATGGACAATTATGGAGAACAAGATGTAAACCAAAATCACCGCCGGTACACCACTAAGTTGCAGAATGGCCAACATGCTTACCGCTATCAAGATGAAAAGGTATTTGGCGATGTTGTTTTTCAGGGAATAGTCCTTGAATTTCATGGCCAACATTGGGATTTCCGATATCATCAACAAACAGAACACAACAGAAATTGTGATCAGAAACCAAGGCGTGTTAACGAAATCGCCCAAGCCGAAGATGTTGTCGCGAACTACCAACGGAAGTGCCGTGAGAAACAATGTGCTGGCTGGAGTCGGCATACCGATAAAGCCGGTGGTCTGGCGATCGTCCACGTTGAATTTGGCAAGACGTAAGGCCGAGAAAGCGGGAATGATAAAACCGGCGAAAGGCCAAAGGGTACCCGGCAGAAGAATCCGCAACATCGTGTATACAACTACGCCCGGCAATACGCCGAAAGTCACCATATCGGCCAAAGAATCCAATTCTTTGCCAATCGGCGATGACGTTTTGGTCAGCCTAGCGGCGAATCCGTCGAAGAAATCGAAAACGGCGCCGATCCATACCATATAGGCGCCCCATTCCAAGTGGCCTTGGAAAACCAGTGTAATACCGATACAGCCGGACACCACGTTGCCCAGCGTCAATATGTTCGCTAAAGTGAATATTTTCACGGTCAAAAATTTGGTTCGGCCGGCAACGGAACTGTCGCGCCGGCGAAATAATGATTAGCGAATGGCTCTTGCTCCGCAGAAAGGGTTGTTCTCCTTTTCGAAAGCCACGTCTGTCGGCTCGCCGTGTCCGGGATATACGATGTAATCGTTGCCCAGTGAGAAAATCTTTGTCTTGATACTGTCGAGCAAGGCGTTGATGTCGCCACCCGGCAAATCAACCCTGCCGATGCTTCCGCGGAAAAGAACATCACCGCCGATTACGAATTTTTGGCTGTACGATACGAAAGCCAAGTGTCCGGGAGCGTGTCCGGGAACGAAAAGTGTGTTGAGTTCGCTGTTGCCGAATTTGATCCTGTCGCCCTCGTTAATGAAATAATCCGGAGTAGCGTGCTCGTATTCCGTCATGCCAAAGCCCTGAGCGTGGGCCGGAGCCATAGCCAGCGTAGTTTCCGCCTCTATTTCGTTGGCGCCGAGCTCCACTCCGTAAGTCTTTTTCACAAAAGAATTGCCCAACACGTGGTCGATATGGCAGTGCGTGTTTATAAGCTTGACCACTTTGAGCCCTTCGCTCTCGATAAAACCGGCGAGCGTATCTCTTTCCGCTTGGCTGATGCAACCGGGATCAATGATTACGGCTTCTTTCGTTTCGTCGTATAATACGTATGTGTTTTCCGCAAATGGGTTGAACGCGAAGGCTTTTATATGGATCATCGTGATTTATCGCTAATTTTTTGTTGAATATTCAATGCCGAAAGGTAATGAAAAACGGGCACGATTCGGACCGAAACCGGCGAAAGGGACTTGAAAAAATCGGCGAACGCTCAAAGTTTGATGATTTTTGCCGGAAACATTTCTGTTTTGGAAGAGGAAAAAGTTACAGGCCAAATAGTGTTTGGGCTTAGGAAAGACGCGGTTGTAATACAGATGAATTCAGCGGGAGGCTTCGGGTTGGCGAATAAATCGGGAGACAATAGGAGGATCTGAAATTAATTTTGGCCGATATCATTATCGTTTAATCCGCAAGAGTTTGGGGTTTGTGGCTGAGCGTGAGCGCTTTTGCTGAAAAACGGCCGGCAGAGCCTTTACGGGCTGATTTCAGTTGTGGAATTATGAAGAAATTTGCGACTAAACGTTGCCTTTTAACAATTCTTGACTACCTTTGCAATCCGTTATTCAAAGAGCGGATATGCGAAAGTAGCTCAGCTGGTAGAGCACGACCTTGCCAAGGTCGGGGTCGCGGGTTCAAGTCCCGTCTTTCGCTCAGTGATCAGGCATCGGCTTGATCAAGCCGGGATGGTGGAACTGGTAGACACGCAAGACTTAAAATCTTGTGGCCGTAAGGCCGTGTGGGTTCGATTCCCACTCCTGGTACTTTTTTCTTTTTGAAGAATAAAACATAAGCGAAAGTAGCTCAGCTGGTAGAGCACGACCTTGCCAAGGTCGGGGTCGCGGGTTCAAGTCCCGTCTTTCGCTCCAGACAAAAAACACAAGCGAAAGTAGCTCAGCTGGTAGAGCACGACCTTGCCAAGGTCGGGGTCGCGGGTTCAAGTCCCGTCTTTCGCTCAGCAATTGGCCCCGTTCTTTTCAGAGCGGGGCTTTTTTGTGTTCCCCAATTCCGGGCGAATCAGGGGCGCCATGTTTTTATCCTTTTCAGGAATTGTTTAATTTGTTGCGCATTAGGCGCCAAAGCCTTCCCTGCGGTTGTCGAAGGGAGAGCTTATGCTAATAAACCAGAAACAAGAATAGACAAATGGATTCCTTATATCACGAGAAGATCAGAAAAGCGGCCCACGAGGTCGGTAAGGTGGTTGTGGGCCAGGATTATATGGTCAACCGGTTACTGATAGGACTTTTTACGCAAGGCCATATCCTGCTTGAGGGTGTGCCCGGTTTGGCCAAGACACTTACGGTCAACACGCTTTCAAAGGTTTTGGATTTGGGTTTCCAACGGATTCAGTTTACTCCGGACCTTTTGCCTTCGGATGTGGTGGGTACCATGATCTACAACCAGCAGAAGTCGGAGTTTGAAGTGAAAAAAGGACCGGTGTTCGCTAATATGGTCCTTGCCGATGAGGTAAACCGCTCGCCGGCCAAAGTTCAGGCGGCTTTGCTGGAGGCCATGCAGGAAAAGCAGGTGACTATCGGGGAGACGACTTACCATTTGGACCGCCCGTTCTTGGTATTGGCTACCCAAAACCCGGTGGACCAAGAGGGAACCTATCCGTTGCCCGAAGCGCAGATGGACCGTTTTATGATGAAAATCCACGTCGATTATCCTTCTAAGGAAGACGAGCTGGAGGTGATGCGCAGGATGGCGAATATGGGCTTTAGCGCGGAAGTGAAGCCGGTATTGACCACCGAAGACATTTTCGAAATCCGTAACGAGATCAACGCCGTTAAGATTTCCGAGTCTTTGGAGCGCTATATAGTGGAGTTGGTTTTCGCCACCCGCCGCCCAAGCGATTACGGATTGAAAAGAGAAGCCGGATATATCCAGTTCGGGGTTTCGCCACGTGCGAGTATCAGCCTGAACTTGGCTGCCAAAGCGGCCGCGTATATGGAGGGACGTAATTATGTGCTTCCGGAAGACATTAAGGAGATGGCCGTGGATGTGTTCAACCACAGGATAATTCTTAATTATGAGGCTGAAGCTGACAATGTAAGTTCCAAGGATATAGTGAACGAAATTTTGAACGAGATTCCGATCAATAGCTAGCCTTTATAGGAGTTAACATTTCATTAAAATACGAATATATTGATTTTGAGG
It encodes the following:
- the pssA gene encoding CDP-diacylglycerol--serine O-phosphatidyltransferase, producing MKIFTLANILTLGNVVSGCIGITLVFQGHLEWGAYMVWIGAVFDFFDGFAARLTKTSSPIGKELDSLADMVTFGVLPGVVVYTMLRILLPGTLWPFAGFIIPAFSALRLAKFNVDDRQTTGFIGMPTPASTLFLTALPLVVRDNIFGLGDFVNTPWFLITISVVFCLLMISEIPMLAMKFKDYSLKNNIAKYLFILIAVSMLAILQLSGVPAVILVYILFSIIVHFTSKKENPSK
- a CDS encoding MBL fold metallo-hydrolase, with translation MIHIKAFAFNPFAENTYVLYDETKEAVIIDPGCISQAERDTLAGFIESEGLKVVKLINTHCHIDHVLGNSFVKKTYGVELGANEIEAETTLAMAPAHAQGFGMTEYEHATPDYFINEGDRIKFGNSELNTLFVPGHAPGHLAFVSYSQKFVIGGDVLFRGSIGRVDLPGGDINALLDSIKTKIFSLGNDYIVYPGHGEPTDVAFEKENNPFCGARAIR
- a CDS encoding MoxR family ATPase, encoding MDSLYHEKIRKAAHEVGKVVVGQDYMVNRLLIGLFTQGHILLEGVPGLAKTLTVNTLSKVLDLGFQRIQFTPDLLPSDVVGTMIYNQQKSEFEVKKGPVFANMVLADEVNRSPAKVQAALLEAMQEKQVTIGETTYHLDRPFLVLATQNPVDQEGTYPLPEAQMDRFMMKIHVDYPSKEDELEVMRRMANMGFSAEVKPVLTTEDIFEIRNEINAVKISESLERYIVELVFATRRPSDYGLKREAGYIQFGVSPRASISLNLAAKAAAYMEGRNYVLPEDIKEMAVDVFNHRIILNYEAEADNVSSKDIVNEILNEIPINS